The segment CACTCGCGGGCTGCCGCAACCGGACGCGGGGCGAAGCGTGGCATCAGCGAGAGATCCGGCACGGGTACGACCGGCGGCATCAGCTGGGCACGACACACAGCGGCAGCTGCGACAGCCGGCGGATGAAGATGCTCGGCACGTAGGTCGCCTGCTGTATGGGGTCGAGCGTGATGTGTCGCGTGCGCGCAAGCAGCTCCTCGAGGGCGACACGCAGTTCGAGCCGCGCGAGCGGCGCGCCGATGCAGAAATGGATGCCGTAACCAAAACCGAGGTGGCGCTCGGGCTGCGGGCGATCGAGTCGGAGCTGGTCAGGCTCGCTGTGCGCCGCCGCGTCGCGGTTCGCCGCCGCCCAGCCGAGCAGCAGGCGATCACCGGCCTCGAGCCGCGTGCCATGCAGCGTGGTGGCCGAGCGAACCACGCGGTAATGGAACTTGAACGGGGTCTCGAGCCGCACCGCCTCCTCGACGAAGCGCGGGATCAACGCGGGTTCCTCGCGTAGCCGCTGCTGCAGCTCCGCGTCGGCCGCCAACAGGCGCATGGCGGAGCCGAGCAGGCTCGCCGTCGACTCCCCGGCTGCACCGAAGAGGACCACGAGGATACCGACCGCCTGCTCGTGCGTGATGAGGCCCTTGTCGACGCCGTCCGCGAGCGTTGCGCTCAGCGAATCACCGCGCGCAGCCGCCTCGCACGCGCGCACGGCATCCAGATGCGCCGACAGATAGCTGGCCAGCGCCTCGGTCTCGGCGAGCAGGTCGTGCAGCTGGGCTGCATCGAGACGGCCCGCCAGCAGGTCGCCGCCCATCATCGCCCAGCGCGTCACCGCCTCCAGCGCGTCGTCGCCAAGTGCGAGCAGCCGGATGACGACATAAGCGGGCAGCGGTGCGGCGAGCGCCGCGCACAGGTCGCCACCGCCGTCGCGCACGAAGGCGTTCACGCGCTCGCGCGCGAACTCGCGCAGCGGCTCCTCGAGCCGCGCGATGCGCCCGGCCTTGAGCGGCGGCAGCATCAGGCGCCGGTGCACCG is part of the Pseudomonadales bacterium genome and harbors:
- a CDS encoding cytochrome P450; protein product: MTAIDGSEFFTSDAIQNPYPLYARMRALAPVCAIGDTRAFFVGTHAAVEEAVRRHEEFSANLSGMLVCDEDGKARVVDLSVIGPSSHVIATADEPEHAVHRRLMLPPLKAGRIARLEEPLREFARERVNAFVRDGGGDLCAALAAPLPAYVVIRLLALGDDALEAVTRWAMMGGDLLAGRLDAAQLHDLLAETEALASYLSAHLDAVRACEAAARGDSLSATLADGVDKGLITHEQAVGILVVLFGAAGESTASLLGSAMRLLAADAELQQRLREEPALIPRFVEEAVRLETPFKFHYRVVRSATTLHGTRLEAGDRLLLGWAAANRDAAAHSEPDQLRLDRPQPERHLGFGYGIHFCIGAPLARLELRVALEELLARTRHITLDPIQQATYVPSIFIRRLSQLPLCVVPS